Proteins encoded by one window of Cannabis sativa cultivar Pink pepper isolate KNU-18-1 chromosome 4, ASM2916894v1, whole genome shotgun sequence:
- the LOC115714316 gene encoding glycolipid transfer protein 1, which produces MEGTVFTPALEGIKHVKSENGEMLTMPFLQVCKHILPVIDKFGAAMTLVKSDIGGNITRLESKYLSSQEQFNLLYSMVQIEVEAKTAKGSSSCTNGLLWLTRAMDFLVALFRNLLDHPDWSMSQACTDSYSKTLKKFHGWLASSSFTVAMKLAPDRKKFMDVIGGSGDAMADIEKFCTTFSPLLEENHKFLASVGMDELKAS; this is translated from the exons ATGGAGGGCACTGTGTTCACTCCCGCTTTGGAAGGAATCAAGCATGTCAAGTCTGAAAATGGGGAAATGCTCACCATGCCTTTCTTGCAAGTCTGCAAGCATATTTTGCCAGTAATAG ATAAGTTTGGAGCAGCTATGACCCTTGTTAAGTCTGATATTGGTGGTAACATAACG AGATTGGAATCTAAATATCTTTCCAGTCAAGAACAATTCAACCTGTTGTACAGCATGGTACAGATTGAGGTTGAAGCTAAAACAGCAAAAGGATCATCCAGTTGTACCAATGGTCTTCTTTGGTTGACAAG GGCAATGGATTTCTTGGTGGCATTGTTCCGCAACTTACTTGATCATCCAGATTGGTCCATGTCACAGGCTTGTACAGATTCCTATAGCAAGACTCTGAAGAAATTTCACGGATGGCTTGCTAGTTCAAGTTTCACT GTGGCCATGAAGCTTGCTCCTGATAGAAAGAAGTTTATGGATGTGATTGGAGGTTCTGGTGATGCCATGGCAGACATAGAGAAATTCTGCACAACATTTTCCCCTCTTCTTGAAGAGAATCACAAGTTTTTG GCTAGTGTGGGCATGGATGAACTGAAGGCATCATGA